In a single window of the Rhopalosiphum padi isolate XX-2018 chromosome 1, ASM2088224v1, whole genome shotgun sequence genome:
- the LOC132917510 gene encoding iron-sulfur protein NUBPL isoform X2 yields MRKKLPQKHPINGVNHIILVASGKGGVGKSTTAVNLATAIKCVAPNKDVGLLDADVFGPSIPLMMNLHETPLINNDNLMVPLINYGVKCMSMGNLITNQSAAIWRGLMVMGAIDKLIRGVSWDHTDYLIVDTPPGTGDTHLSLAQNIPISGVLIVTTGQKAALDVTRRGITMFKKLNIPILGIIQNMSSMECSKCSHENFIFGDSVQELATQEKIDTLFSIPLDPIITNGCDTGQPIVITHPESSQVKTYKSLAEYLINSLNKVTSK; encoded by the exons ATGAGGAAAAAGTTGCCTCAAAAACATCCAATTAATGGTGTGAACCACATAATATTGGTGGCATCTGGTAAAGGAGGTGTTGGTAAATCAACAACAGCTG TAAATCTAGCAACAGCTATAAAATGTGTTGCACCTAACAAAGATGTTGGATTATTGGATGCTGATGTATTTGGTCCATCTATACCATTAATGATGAATTTGCATGAAACCCctttaattaataatg ataacctTATGGTGCCTCTCATTAACTATGGGGTTAagtg caTGTCAATGGGTAATTTGATAACCAATCAATCAGCAGCTATTTGGAGAGGACTTATGGTAATGGGAGCCATCGATAAATTAATTAGAGGTGTCTCCTGGGACCATACAGATTACCTTATAGTGGATACACCACCAGGAACGGGAGATACACACTTATCTCTAGCTCAAAATATTCCAATCagtg gTGTTTTAATTGTTACTACTGGTCAAAAAGCTGCTCTTGATGTGACTAGGAGAGGTATAACaatgtttaaaaagttaaatattccTATTTTgggaataatacaaaatatgagtTCTATGGAATGTTCAAAATGTTCacatgaaaattttattttcggaGATAGTGTTCAAGAATTAGCCACACAAGaaa aaatagatacattattttctataccTTTGGATCCTATTATAACTAATGGTTGTGATACTGGTCAGCCTATTGTCATCACTCATCCGGAATCCTCACAA gttaAAACTTACAAGAGTTTAGcagaatatttgataaattcgTTAAACAAAGTCACTAGTAAGTGA
- the LOC132917510 gene encoding iron-sulfur protein NUBPL isoform X1 — protein sequence MFIKSSISTINRIYPLMNDQLRCACVKNLSQLTKKQAELMRKKLPQKHPINGVNHIILVASGKGGVGKSTTAVNLATAIKCVAPNKDVGLLDADVFGPSIPLMMNLHETPLINNDNLMVPLINYGVKCMSMGNLITNQSAAIWRGLMVMGAIDKLIRGVSWDHTDYLIVDTPPGTGDTHLSLAQNIPISGVLIVTTGQKAALDVTRRGITMFKKLNIPILGIIQNMSSMECSKCSHENFIFGDSVQELATQEKIDTLFSIPLDPIITNGCDTGQPIVITHPESSQVKTYKSLAEYLINSLNKVTSK from the exons atgtttataaaaagttCAATATCTACAATTAACCGGATTTATCCTTTGATGAAC GATCAGTTAAGATGTGCATGTGTAAAAAATTTATCacaattaactaaaaaacaaGCAGAACTCATGAGGAAAAAGTTGCCTCAAAAACATCCAATTAATGGTGTGAACCACATAATATTGGTGGCATCTGGTAAAGGAGGTGTTGGTAAATCAACAACAGCTG TAAATCTAGCAACAGCTATAAAATGTGTTGCACCTAACAAAGATGTTGGATTATTGGATGCTGATGTATTTGGTCCATCTATACCATTAATGATGAATTTGCATGAAACCCctttaattaataatg ataacctTATGGTGCCTCTCATTAACTATGGGGTTAagtg caTGTCAATGGGTAATTTGATAACCAATCAATCAGCAGCTATTTGGAGAGGACTTATGGTAATGGGAGCCATCGATAAATTAATTAGAGGTGTCTCCTGGGACCATACAGATTACCTTATAGTGGATACACCACCAGGAACGGGAGATACACACTTATCTCTAGCTCAAAATATTCCAATCagtg gTGTTTTAATTGTTACTACTGGTCAAAAAGCTGCTCTTGATGTGACTAGGAGAGGTATAACaatgtttaaaaagttaaatattccTATTTTgggaataatacaaaatatgagtTCTATGGAATGTTCAAAATGTTCacatgaaaattttattttcggaGATAGTGTTCAAGAATTAGCCACACAAGaaa aaatagatacattattttctataccTTTGGATCCTATTATAACTAATGGTTGTGATACTGGTCAGCCTATTGTCATCACTCATCCGGAATCCTCACAA gttaAAACTTACAAGAGTTTAGcagaatatttgataaattcgTTAAACAAAGTCACTAGTAAGTGA